A genomic region of Candidatus Binataceae bacterium contains the following coding sequences:
- the acpS gene encoding holo-ACP synthase gives MADIVGIGIDVIEVERIERALTNPATGARFRARVYTQGEIDYCESRGKPRFQSYAARFAAKEATMKALGTGWNRNVGWSEIEVVRRRGSAPTIVLAGKAAEFARKKSIGRFHLSITHTSKEAIAHVIAER, from the coding sequence ATGGCGGATATTGTCGGCATCGGAATCGATGTGATCGAAGTCGAGCGAATCGAGCGGGCGCTCACGAATCCCGCGACTGGTGCGCGGTTTCGCGCCCGCGTTTACACACAGGGCGAGATCGACTACTGCGAGTCGCGCGGCAAGCCGCGCTTCCAGAGCTACGCGGCGCGGTTTGCGGCCAAGGAAGCGACGATGAAGGCGCTGGGGACCGGATGGAATCGCAACGTCGGGTGGAGCGAGATCGAGGTCGTGCGACGGCGCGGCTCGGCACCGACGATCGTGCTGGCGGGGAAGGCGGCGGAGTTCGCGCGCAAAAAGAGCATCGGGCGCTTCCACTTGAGCATCACGCATACGAGCAAGGAAGCCATCGCACACGTGATCGCGGAGCGGTGA